aaaaaaaataatatctgttGAACGCATTTAATAAATGATCAAACACATAACCATAAAATAAACCAGTGATTAAAACTAGCAAGTTGCTTAAGCATTAAAGCATACACATATATTGTGGTCCTAATAATTATTCGCAACATTGCCGTCACTAATGGAATGTTGACATACCAACATTAATTCATCTGTATTATTTGTATGTAACTCCCTTTACGGACTGAGTGGGAGGAGCCATGCTCCCCTTCCCCCTGTGTGTTGTATAGGTGAGAATGAGGGCTGTTGTTTAAGAGGTATTACtaaaattatggaaaaaaaaattagtatacaTGCCTATaccaaataaaattataattacaAGATGAGCAGCCCTAGTTGCAAAATTAGACATAAACCTGCGATAGTACCCAACTAGACCCAGAAAGGTTCTCAGCTGGGTCTTCTGCACAGGCTTGGGTCAATCTCTGACAGCCTTTACTTTGAAAACCTGGGGTTTAACCTGACTTTTGTCCCACAACATACCCCAAGTATTTGGCCTCACGCATGGCCAATGCACATTTCTCTGGATTGGTGGTTAGACCTGCCTCCCCGAGTAAGGCTAGTACTGCTTCCAATTTGGGTAgatgtgtctcccagtcctgggagtggatgactatatcatctaagtatgcagctgcatactcctgGTGTGGTTTTAAGAGACTATTCATggctctttggaaggtggcaggagcCCCATGTAGGCCGAAAGGCAGAACTTTGTACTGTATAACCCATCTGGGGTGGAAAAGGCTGTCTTAGCCTTGGCAGATGGCGGTAGGGGAATCTGCCAGTAGCCTTTGGTTAGATCGAATGTTGTGAGGTACCGACTATTGGCTAAGGTTTCCATTAATTAATCAATTTGGGACATCGGATATGTGTCAAAATGGGAGACTTTATTTAATTTCCTAAAATCGTTGCAAAAACTAATACTCCTGTTTGGCTTGGCCACTAATACAATGGGGCTATTCCAGTTGCTATTGGATTCTTCAATGACATCGAggtccaacatttttttaatctccAGTTTCACAGCTACATTTTTCACAGCTACATGTCTAACTTCAGGAATGTGTTATGGTCTTACTCTCACCACCACCCCTGGAGGTGTAACTATGTCATTCTATGAGCGTGGTACGGCCTGGCATCTCAGAAAACCCATCAAGGTTCCActgaaccatttcctcagtctgtcgtCTCTGCCCTGGCAACAGATCATCACTTATGGGAACTTTGTTTTCCTGCACAACTGCGTTTATCAACACGGCTGTGTGTGTGGCTTCTCCCTATCATTCCAAGGTTTCAGCAAGTTGACATTATATGTCTGAATAGGCTTTCTCCTgccttcctgcctgactttataattaacaggcaccacagcctcaatcacctcatatggcccctgccaatgggtgaagagcttactctcttATGGGGGTACCAGGACCAGAACTTTGTCACCTAGTTGGAAATCgtactttttttttgtctctactgtgcctcatgcatatgttgttgtaCCAACGGGATATCTTGCCCCACCTGTCATAcaactgggacacaaattgtatcACATTGGGTTCCTTTGGACTCTTTTGCTCCCAGCCCTGcttgagaacatccaaaatgccccttggctgcctgccatacaaGAATTTGAAGGGCCAGAACCCTCTAGATGCTTGGGCATCTCCCTCACTGCgaacattaaatagggtaataaCAATTCATAGGTTCTACTAACGTTGGGCACTGAGCCCtcaaatgtccaggctctttgcactcAAAGCAGATTTGACTTAATTCTTTTTATCAGGCAATCTTTCCTCCCAAATCCagtccactgttccatatgccagattttgaccAAGGCACAAACTTTGGAGTAGGCAATGGAGGTTTGGGCATTTGCTGCAACACGctgtatctctccactacagcagccaattcctcaTACGACTGAGGGTCCACCTGCAGTGCCCTCAGTCCATACCCTGAatacaatggtcaatggccagaatttcAATCATTCTGCCTGCAGTGTTCTTTTTTGGctgcaaccacttctttagtgttctaccaagttcagcaagctgagcccgaACCGGTAAATCTTTGGAGAGTCTCCAGTTATGATATTGTTGGGCCTCTCCTGCTCTGGGGACTCCAAGCTTTGCTAAGATGGCGGTTTTCAGCCGCTGATTATTgccagcctggtcctcatctaggTCTATATAGGAATGCTGTGCCTCTCCTGAAAGATAGGAAGCCAGGTGTTCGAACCTGGCTCCCTAGCGGCACGCTTAAACGTTATTATATATGCCTCCACATCATCATCAGAAGTTCATTTCTGTAGCATGGGGGTAGTTGGAGCCTCCCTGTCCCGTCTCCCCTGAGTGAGCTCCTCGCAGAAAAAAAGGGTATTTTCCTCTTGTACTGCTGCCACATTACCTAGGattcttaaaatgtcttccatttCCACATGAATTTGTGCTGGGAGATgaaacctagcttctctcagAATTCAGGTAAACAACAAAACTTTCTGGACCACACTCAATTCacaactaagggctagatttacttaactgagggtttgaaaaaatggagatgttgcctatagcaaccaatcagattctagctgtcatttatttagtgcattctgcaaaatgacagctagaatctgattggttgctataggcaacatctccactttttcaaacccgcagtttagtaaatatacccctaagagtcctacaaggtgtggcactacaattaccagaaaataaatttgtttttgcttttttcacaAAGCTGACATGCGCTTTAGAAACCTGCACTGGTAACTagcaagcaaacaaaaaaatatattattttttttggaccACACCCAAATCACAGTTTGTACCTTTAgcaagtgtggcactacaatgaccagaagtgtttaaacttttgctttcttttgtaaccaaaacagctgtttatcagttcccagtacacaggtttgtctcttcacagcagcaatattttaaacaaagcattacaacagtttgatGCATTATAGTGGTGTTTAACAGACTTCACTCACTACCTTTGCGTCTGGAGGATGGGAGGACAGctgtgttttaactgtcttacaGAGCCCAGGAGGACAccatagagattatatatatatatatatatatatatatatatatatatatatatatatatatatatctccggtttcctcccacactccaaaaacatactagtaggttaattggctgctatcaaaattgaccctaatctatctctcggtctgtctctgtgtgtgtatgttagggaatttagactgtaagctccaatgggacagggactgatgtgaatgagttccctgtacagcggcgctatataaataaatggtgatgatgatatatatattgtgataaaaaACAAGTACGGCATTCACTGGAACCTCACACAAGTTTGCTGAACCATtttactgtttattagcagttgtcagaatGGCTAAGCAGTTTCAgcgatggtacagcagtcatatccagcaaaagtatcacaaaatctcccaccactgacatctggctaaacattagttccctgactactagccagccacttactggcattggtGGTCCTGCTCACTAGTACAAACAGTGTccttatcctccacccaagcactacaaataaatcacagcaaaacaaaccaattacacccatgtggaacacctgtatttgtatgtgctgaaagaggattccagggaaaatttaaccctgtctgcagcctgctgctgcagactagctgtgttattacatatatatatatatatatatatatatatatatatatatatattaatacctgCACCTATGAGTTTAGAACATTAAAGTATGCCTGGCAAAGGCAACAATAAATCTTTGCGTTATATATTTAAAACTAAATGCTATGGACATCTGGTTAACTACTCTTGGTTTGGTTTTTCTGTAGTGGTGACTATAATGGTGATTAATGTGTAACTTAGGAAGGGGAGAGTACTACTGggtatatattttctgtttgaaAATGTTTCTATGGTGTATTCTTTGGCCAGATGGTCTTTGTGCAGGTGAAGCCAGGTGTCTGTTGGAAGCTCATATGTGGGAAGAGTAGTTGTGGTTTGCTCTTGTTACATTTGATGTTTGCTATTAGTGTCCTGTGTGTGACTTTTTTCCCCCCATGATCATTATCTCTTGATAACGTTCTCATTATAGTTTCTAGAATGCTTTTGttcaatgtttacatttttggcTATGTTATCTACCTCGTTGTTACTCGTACTTTCAGCTCTATGGCCTATCTCAAGCCATACCACTCTGGACATCCAGATTTAGGACACCCAGAACTTAGCGAGGTCGTCCACGGCAatgaatatttgtatttttatacaaaatacaaataatatattttgtaaaatattttcacacatcataaaaactatttttttcttcttttgcaaGACTTTCATTAATTGGATTCAGTGTCAGGTGCCATAATATACAAGTGAAACTATTAattctttgtattttgttatataacatatatacaattaattaattcttaatgttatgattcctagtacaAACTACAGAGAGAGGAAATAGTGCTCAGAAAaaaacaaagtgtctttattatagcAGAGGTACATGGGAAGCCAATTGGTGCAGACAATTGTAAAGAGCTGCTCAGTTCATAGGAATTGCAGGTTTCAAACAGCAATAATAGCAGGTATATATGGATGACACAATCAGGTACAGATACAATGAATGGCAAAACTTAGTCCATAGAGGCAGCAAGTTCCAAAATACAAAGGGTGAACTGCAGGACAGGGTAACAGGTTTACCAGTTAGTAGCGATAGTCTGCAAGCACAGGTAGcacagaggtccaggtaagctggggAGCTTGTAGCTGGATACCAGATGTAGCGATATtctgcaggcacaggtagcaTGGAAACAGAGGCCGGTTACCAACGGAGAGACACTTGCTCAAGAGTGTTTGGACTCGGTCAGAGTATCGGCGGTGTGTGGATATATCCGGCTGGCTCCTGATCGTTTTGGTAAAGAGTTAAAGGTTATTTCTACGTGCCTGTTTATACTCTGAATGGAGCATTTATGACAAGACGATTTAAGGAGAGAAGAAATGTTTTATCACTCATAAGTGTAGTGCATCCCAGATGCTGACATCAGCTAATTCTGGATATCCCTTTATGTAAGTGTGGAATTGGAGTGGTTATTACTCACGTGGTGAATATACTAACCATACAACCACCTACTTTGATACCTATTGGTGCAGGGAATTTCCATATGTGAAACAGATTACACTAAGATGTGTTTCTTTGATTTCTTTTTTATGTGCATGGAATCCCATGAATGAGCCTTTTTGATATATTCCTTGGAATATTTGGAAGAAAGAAAGGACGTATTATTATATGTACTTTAGAATTTCAACATCCAACATACTATTCTTAACCATTCCCGAGGAGAGGATAACTGTTCAAATTTGGGACTTATGGACTACATGTTATAAACATCCATTGAGGTCCATTtcatttgttataaaaaaatagattGGTATTTTTTAGATAGCGCCGTTCCTATTGTCCATATTGTGtgtgatttatatatttacatacctgGGTGGAGTGTATGTAGGATTATAGGTGGCTGCTGTCTATAGTCAGCGCAGACTTAACCCTATCCTATTGTATACAGGTAGCATGGAAGCCCATGTaggccaggaggcacaaggcactggatgagCCATGGGAAATACAAGAGAAGGGAGGGTCAGACAAACCTGAAGGTGAGGTCGTGAGATCCACAAAAGTTTCTAGGCATAAAGTTGGATCACACCAGTTATTTTTATTTAGCTATTTTTTGGGTCTAATGTCAGTGAACaacaaaacaaacagtaatatTATCAAGGATAGTTCCCTTCTATTTCCCCCAAAAGAGTGGGAGTAGGCTCTCGAAACTAATTCTTTCTCTTTGGAAGGGCATATTTGTTTGCTGTGTTAGACTATTTGTTGTGTTCTTTCTCTGTATAATTTTCTATTGATCTGTTTTTATTACAGTATCCTATTACTGCCATTACAGTTTGTATGTAGCTCATGTTGTtgctgaaaataaagagtttaaaaaaaaaaaaaagaaaggggagagtactactgggtatatattttctgtttgaaAATGTTTCTATGGTGTATTCTTTGGCCAGATGGTCTTTGTGAAGGTGGAGCCAGGTGTCTGTTGGAAACTCATATGTGGGAAGAGTAGTTGTGGTTTTGCTTTTTTACTTCTTGTTGCATTTGATGTTTGTTATTAGTGTCCTGTGTGTGACTTTTTTCCCCCATGATCATTATCTCTTGATAACGTTCTCATTATAGTTTCTAGAATGCTTTTgtttaatgtttacatttttggcTATGTTATCTACCTCGTTGTTACTCGTACTTTCAGCTCTATGGCCTATCTCAAGCCATACCACTCTGGACATCCAGATTTAGGACACTCACAGCTTAGCGAGGTCGTCCACAGCAATGAAGGGATTAGCAcatcattttatacaaaatataaataatatattttgtaagaTATTTTCACACATcataaatactattttttttatttttttgcaacacTTTCATCAATTGGATTGAGTATCAGATGCCATAATATACAAGTGACACTATTAattctttgtattttgttatataacatatatacaattAATTAATTCTTAATGGTATGATTCCTAGTATAAACTACAGAGAGAGGAAATAGTGTTCAGAAAAAatcaaagtgtctttattatagcAGAGGTACATGGGAAGCCAATTAATGCAGACAATTGTAAAGAGCTGCTCAGTTCATAGGAATTGCAGGTTTCAAACAGCAATAATAGCAGGTATATATGGATGACACAATCAGGTACAGATACAATGAATGGAAAAACTTAGTCCATAGATGCAGCAAGTTCCAAAATACAAAGGGTGAACTGCCGGACAGGGTAACAGGTTTACCAGTTAGTAGCAATAGTCTGCAAGCACAGGTAGcacagaggtccaggtaagctggggAGCTTGTAGCTGGATAACAGATGTAGCGATATtctgcaggcacaggtagcaTGGAAACAGGGGGCGGTTACCAACGGAGAGACAGTTGCTCGAGAGTGTTTGGACTCGGTCAGAGTATCGGCGGTGTGTGGATATATCCGGCTGGCTCCTGATCGTTTTGGGAAAGAGTTAAAGGTTAGCTGGGGAGCTTGTAGCCGGATACCAGATGGTAGCGATAGTTTGCAGGCACAGGTAGCATGGAAGCccatgtaggtcaggaggcacaaggcactggatgagTCATGGGGAATACAAGAGAAGGGAGGGTCAGACAATCCTGAAGATGAGGTTGTGAGATCCACGAAAGTTCCTGGGGATAGGCAAGAGGACGGTCAATTCAAAGCCAGGGATCTGAGTCACGAGTAGTGGTGTAGAAATATAGGGACATGCAGGAGTCAAGACCAAGGAGCAGGTCAGGAACAATCAGAGGGTTACACAGACAACCAGCAGCAGCAaggacaattgatgaactgcacaCGTTGCAGGggaaggcagtctcttaaaggcctgCCACAGGTGATTAGCATCCTAGAGTAAATGAGGTTAGGAGAATAGTCCAAGTATCACAGCAGCACCTTAGGTAATACAGATTCAAAATGAAGGAGAGAGTCCTAACACATATAAAGAATTTATTGAGGGAAAAGGGAGATTCTTAAACAGGAGAACCTAAAGCCATCTTGACAACTCGCACTGCATCCTCCGCAATATCTTTTAGGAAGCGATAGAGCATCCAATAAGTGGTAATAAATGAGATGCTACCTGCTGCCATTGTGCCAATCACTGGGATATTGCTGGCTGCATATTCAACTGTCATGAGTATCCCAGTTGGTCCTCTGGTTAAAAGAGTGGTGACAAGCTCTTTGTTTATCTCTGTTAAAACTAAAGGGGACTTGATAACAGATGTCAACTCACTAACATCTTTACCAAATTTATTGGCCAATTTTTGGAGAGAACACTGATCCAGGCCAAAAGCTTTTTGATATTTTACCATTTCTTTCACGAGAATAGCAACATCACAAACTACAGACAGGCCTGGAATAGGGACTGTAGCAACAGCACAGGAAAGAAGGGCCCATTTCCAGATCTCCTTCCTCAGTGCCTCTCTTTTCTTTTCTAGAATTGGCAGAGAAATGTTGGGCAGACATAACATAAATACATGTCTTTTGTGACTTGGAAGTTCCTGTTCGAGAATTTCTTGCATTTGGTTAAAGTCATACTTGTCTATGTCCAGACAGGAGAGGAGAAACACATGTGGATCTCTGATTCCTCCATCATGTAGATTGTTAATGCAATTATCCCGAATCTCCTTCAATATGTTCTCTTCATGGAATGTCTTCGTCCTACGTCTTAAAGAGGCATGCAAGTCAGCGTCAACTTTTGATCTCACAAAGTAGAACTTCTTCCCCATGGACTGGATCTCCTTGGCCAGTTGCATGTCATTGTATCGGAAACGTTCTGATGACATGATAATGAAAAAGTCGTATCTACTGAATTGAACTAAATTTAGATATGCACTTGAATTAAAATTTGGACTTCCTATTCCAGGAAGATCCCAAATGGTCACATTATTATAATGTGGATGGACATAAGGTTTTGACTCTGTCGTGGTCTCCACTACACCTGTTTTAGCAGAaccttcttcttcatcatccATGCCACGAATGGCATTAACAAAACTAGACTTTCCTGATCCTGAttctcctgtcactgcaatgTTTAATGGGGCATTGTCTATCTCATTTAGGGACTCATGGAGTCTTTCAGTTGCTTTACAGAGATCACCTTCCTCTAGAGCAGAGTTAATTTCCTGCACTTCTTCTTCCGAGATGATATGAAAAGCTTCATTAAGATCCATTTCAAATTGTTTCCTAAATGAAAATGAGACAGAATTTCTAATGAGGATGAACATCAACAAATGCCACAAAGAAGATTTGTATcttgcatacatatatattaaatggaCTTATCGGTTATTTCTGCTATAAGGTTATTTAAACAAGTGAATAGTTTACAAAGTTTCTTTGTTAGTGACAATCAGTAGCATTGTAGGACACCCCAGAATGCTGTTTGCTATGATTCAACAAAGTTTtgttaaatgtaaaacaaaattaaatgacCCTACCTCACTTCAGGGGTGGTCCTGATCTCACAGGACCTGTgcaatttatgtaaaataaaaataattaaatgcctTATAATTTAATAGGACCCATTCTCAAGAGAATTTGCAGACAAACTTAGAATCTGCTATTAGACATTTCCCATACATAGTTCATGACGttagtacaaataaaataataggtGACATGTGCCTCGCAAATCCTAAATTAGAGCTAGACAGCCTGGGGTATCTTCTACTATAAGCATGGGGTCCCTCTGGGTCAGTGCAAGGCTGAAGCCTCTGTGGGTGGGGTGCAAACAAAAAAATGGGTCTCAAAGGAGCTGGAGATCTTCCCACTTCCCTGGCCTATGGTCTGGTAACTTCCAAGATCCTTGAAGTGACTTTAAACTTTTCCTCCCCAGAGGTTCCAGCATAATGTATAGGGTTCCTAAGATCATTTCTCATAATACCAAAAGAGCAAAATGGAGACATGTAGTTTTAAAAATGAACTAGTTGAATAAAATACTCCCAAAAACTCATTTGCCaacttattaaacataaaaaacacaatATCAAGTTTATTGTATTGACTGTTAgttatagaaaataataaattgtgTGAAGATGAAACAAACTTTGCTTAAGCCAAAGTAGTAGTATTGTAGCTATGAGACAAACACATGGAATTATGAAATTCCTAGGTCATGTTTGCAGTTTAGATGATAATGACATTTTCAAACCTCTGTCAACCCTTTTATCAAATCCTGACATACAGCTTTGTTTATAGAGTCTCAACTTTGTGGACTTTGAGGACAATATGTCAGGTTCTAGCATTGGGGACAATTAAGTTCAACTGAAATTACAACTAATCGCCAAACTCACAAGAGTTTGAAGTTGAGTTTGATGATACGTTAGTATTGCAGTGTATTAGTTATCATCAGAGGAATAATGAAAACGAACATCTACTGTTATCTCATgcttaaaacatttaccacaaagTGATAAGCCTAAATCTGATATCGGCAAAAAATCCCAAATATGCACAGGCAACCCCATATTGCTTAGTACACTgcgcaataaaaaaataaaaaaagaagcaatGCTTGTGTCAGTGGTAACAAAGCAACgaaaattatgtgcaaaataataaactaatttacaccccttgcattgctacatgattttgtccagaaaatttaagtaagaaaacttactcaaattcttgcctaagttctttaatgaatcaggcccaacctTGGAATGACATTATTTTCAGAAACGGCATAAGAAGTTATCATACAAATAGATGGATCTGTAATTCAGCAGCCACAAGTGTGAAAAAAGATTCCCTGTCCCATCGTTCATATAGGAAAAGCTCAATTGCCCTAATCtcgtccccccaaaaaaatattatattgtgaaGCATAACAGCATAACTGATAATGTGATACCATACACGTTCTTGGCTGCAAGTTCTTTGTCACCTACAATTTACATAAAAGTGTTAAGAAAGGTCCCAAGTAAAGTAAAAAGACATATGATGTAAAAGTCCAATCAGCTGAAAATCTccagtttgattttttttacagtggcaAACATGAATAGCATAGTATGTGCACAAATGGTCAGGTGATATTACTAGGTAACAAAGGTTGGATTGTAGAACTGATCCAATATATGGAAAGTCATTGCAGAGAGAAATACAAGTCCTGATAAACTAGATCCAAGTtccaaacataaaaataaatatgatagTGGTATATCTAGTTGTTGTCCTTGCTGTTGGTAAATATGATGTACATGATTACCATTAGTAGAATGAAGCTGCAATTTAAGACAATTCTGAAGGGCAAACATTGACGTAATATCCAACTTTATGGCACAATAACCTGGATAGtttttctgtgcatgcacagtaagcTGGGTCAGACTCGAAGGTGTGTAAGTGCAAATGATTTACAAAAAGGCATACACATGTAAGTATAGCAATACTCCCTGGAGGTCTGGCCTATTTAGAGTAGTCTGCAT
Above is a genomic segment from Mixophyes fleayi isolate aMixFle1 chromosome 11, aMixFle1.hap1, whole genome shotgun sequence containing:
- the LOC142107386 gene encoding interferon-inducible GTPase 5-like isoform X1; translated protein: MDLNEAFHIISEEEVQEINSALEEGDLCKATERLHESLNEIDNAPLNIAVTGESGSGKSSFVNAIRGMDDEEEGSAKTGVVETTTESKPYVHPHYNNVTIWDLPGIGSPNFNSSAYLNLVQFSRYDFFIIMSSERFRYNDMQLAKEIQSMGKKFYFVRSKVDADLHASLRRRTKTFHEENILKEIRDNCINNLHDGGIRDPHVFLLSCLDIDKYDFNQMQEILEQELPSHKRHVFMLCLPNISLPILEKKREALRKEIWKWALLSCAVATVPIPGLSVVCDVAILVKEMVKYQKAFGLDQCSLQKLANKFGKDVSELTSVIKSPLVLTEINKELVTTLLTRGPTGILMTVEYAASNIPVIGTMAAGSISFITTYWMLYRFLKDIAEDAVRVVKMALGSPV